From Chitinophagales bacterium, the proteins below share one genomic window:
- a CDS encoding aminotransferase class I and II, whose amino-acid sequence MHAKTIQLRTVDVIRYVTPLREGGSLPAIADADDGFMYVIKFRGAGQGAKMLIAELIAGEIGRALGLKVPEIVFANLDPAFGRSEPDEEIQDLLKASTGLNLALHFLAGSITYDPVTTTIDENPASQIVWFDCFVTNVDRTVRNTNMLIWNKELWLIDHGASLYFQHSWDRFEEQAQKPFVQVKDHVLLPHATELDKVDKAFRKILTAELLESIVSLIPDEWLHNGSSEQSADEKRQVYLHFLKTRLEASEIFINEARHARETLI is encoded by the coding sequence AAAACAATACAGCTGAGGACAGTAGATGTAATCCGGTATGTTACACCATTGCGCGAAGGTGGTTCTTTGCCGGCCATTGCAGATGCAGATGATGGGTTTATGTATGTAATCAAGTTTCGCGGAGCAGGGCAGGGTGCAAAAATGCTTATAGCAGAATTGATTGCAGGAGAAATTGGGCGGGCGCTTGGATTAAAGGTTCCTGAAATTGTGTTTGCAAACCTGGACCCTGCATTCGGTCGCTCAGAGCCTGATGAGGAAATTCAGGATCTGTTGAAAGCCAGCACTGGCTTAAACCTTGCGCTTCACTTTCTTGCCGGTTCCATAACGTATGACCCGGTAACAACAACCATCGATGAAAATCCTGCATCTCAAATTGTATGGTTCGATTGCTTTGTGACGAACGTAGATAGAACAGTGCGCAATACTAATATGCTGATTTGGAATAAGGAATTATGGCTCATTGACCATGGAGCATCATTGTATTTTCAACATTCCTGGGACCGGTTTGAAGAACAGGCACAAAAACCCTTTGTGCAGGTAAAAGACCATGTACTGTTACCGCATGCAACTGAATTGGATAAAGTTGATAAAGCATTCCGAAAAATCCTTACTGCAGAACTTCTTGAATCCATCGTTTCTTTAATTCCTGATGAATGGCTGCATAATGGTTCGTCGGAACAATCGGCAGATGAAAAGAGACAGGTGTATCTTCACTTCCTGAAAACAAGGTTGGAAGCGTCAGAAATTTTTATCAATGAAGCCAGGCATGCAAGAGAAACACTTATATGA
- a CDS encoding DUF3037 domain-containing protein — protein sequence MQEKHLYEYAIIRLVPRVEREEFLNVGVILYCADQNYLKTKFELRHDKFRVVSDGLDIEELTARLCSFQQICSGMEQGGSIAKLPIAERFRWLTAARSTMIQLSPVHPGLCEDAEETLDKLYLSLVQ from the coding sequence ATGCAAGAGAAACACTTATATGAATATGCGATAATCCGGCTTGTGCCGCGCGTTGAGCGGGAGGAGTTCCTCAATGTGGGAGTAATCCTGTATTGTGCTGATCAAAATTATTTAAAAACAAAATTTGAATTGCGGCATGATAAGTTTCGAGTCGTTTCTGATGGTCTGGATATCGAAGAACTTACGGCTCGTTTGTGTTCCTTTCAACAGATTTGTTCGGGAATGGAACAAGGAGGATCCATCGCTAAGCTTCCGATTGCTGAACGTTTTCGATGGCTCACTGCAGCTCGAAGCACTATGATACAATTGTCTCCCGTACATCCCGGCCTCTGCGAAGATGCTGAGGAAACGCTTGATAAATTATATCTGTCGCTTGTTCAGTAA
- a CDS encoding response regulator transcription factor → MVSPITIMLFDDNKRIRDSLEILFTSHSEFEWLGAHRDASQATVLVGTSFPDVVLMDINMPGISGIESTYSIKRKFPDQVIMMLTIFDDDDKVFNAICAGAVGYIVKSKSLTHY, encoded by the coding sequence ATGGTATCACCCATTACAATAATGCTCTTCGATGATAACAAGCGTATCCGGGATTCGCTGGAAATTCTTTTTACATCCCATTCGGAATTTGAATGGCTGGGCGCTCACAGAGATGCCTCTCAAGCAACTGTGCTCGTCGGGACAAGTTTTCCTGATGTGGTGCTGATGGATATTAATATGCCGGGAATCAGTGGCATTGAATCGACTTATTCTATTAAAAGAAAATTTCCTGATCAGGTAATAATGATGCTCACCATATTCGATGATGATGATAAAGTATTCAATGCCATCTGTGCCGGTGCAGTAGGCTATATTGTAAAAAGCAAATCACTAACTCATTATTAA
- a CDS encoding response regulator transcription factor, protein MTPSVARNVLQLFQQRNAPAPPDAFDLTEREKEVLSHLTKGSAYKMIADKMNICYDTVHSHIKNIYKKLHVNSVSEAVSKALRERL, encoded by the coding sequence ATGACTCCCTCCGTGGCCCGCAATGTGCTTCAGCTATTTCAACAAAGAAATGCTCCTGCACCACCTGATGCTTTTGACCTGACAGAAAGGGAAAAAGAAGTGCTGAGTCATCTTACTAAGGGCAGCGCTTATAAGATGATCGCAGATAAAATGAACATCTGCTACGATACCGTTCATTCCCATATCAAAAACATCTATAAAAAACTTCACGTTAATTCTGTGAGCGAAGCGGTTTCGAAGGCCTTACGGGAGCGGTTGTAA
- a CDS encoding DUF1254 domain-containing protein, translating into MIIFEMAISLLRCCIFSSLLIFLSFFTLAQSNEASNNTSAVSPVDAQLIQAAKDAYIFGYPLVMMEITRRVMTNYEKATDRGAPMNQIFRKETFPDEKFNTVVKPSCDTYYALAWIDLGQEPFVLEIPNTNGRFYLLPILDAWTNVIASPGKRTTGTASQKFMITGSHWKGKIPRQMTELHSPTNMAWMVGRTQVNSREDGASVVKAIQQSYRLTPLSSYRKRYDPPRSKVDSLISINPPLKQVYEMPVEVYFNLLNQLMVDNPPFPADSAILKRVGPLGISPGRTFDLKKFSDNVQDSIISIPLWFKKYMADLANKKQKINGWTVYRGLGEYGIRYDFRAMISNRGLGANLDADALYPSSTTDADGDKYDGAKYRYVLHFDAGKLPPANAFWSLTMYGMDNFLVANPINRFAIGDRNDLKKNSDGSLDIFIQKDSPGEERASNWLPAPAAPFNLTLRIYWPEEAVLNGSWIPPAVVKVQ; encoded by the coding sequence TTGATCATTTTCGAAATGGCAATTTCTCTGCTGCGCTGTTGTATTTTTTCTTCGCTGCTGATCTTCCTTTCTTTTTTCACGCTGGCACAAAGCAATGAGGCGTCGAATAATACATCCGCTGTTTCTCCGGTGGATGCACAATTGATCCAGGCGGCGAAGGATGCATACATCTTCGGTTATCCACTTGTGATGATGGAAATCACCCGGAGGGTGATGACCAACTACGAAAAGGCAACCGATCGCGGAGCACCAATGAACCAAATCTTCAGGAAAGAAACTTTTCCTGATGAAAAATTCAATACTGTAGTCAAGCCTAGCTGCGATACCTACTATGCACTGGCATGGATCGACCTTGGTCAGGAACCATTCGTCCTTGAAATTCCCAATACAAACGGGAGATTTTATTTACTGCCGATACTCGACGCGTGGACCAATGTGATTGCATCACCGGGCAAGCGTACCACTGGCACAGCTTCACAAAAATTTATGATTACAGGGTCACATTGGAAGGGGAAAATACCAAGGCAAATGACGGAGCTGCACTCACCAACCAATATGGCATGGATGGTGGGCCGTACCCAGGTGAACAGCAGGGAGGATGGTGCAAGTGTTGTGAAAGCGATCCAGCAAAGTTACCGCTTAACTCCTTTAAGCAGTTATCGCAAACGATACGATCCGCCCCGTTCCAAGGTGGATTCCCTCATTTCAATCAATCCGCCTCTGAAGCAGGTTTATGAAATGCCGGTCGAGGTATATTTTAATTTGTTAAATCAGCTGATGGTTGACAATCCCCCATTTCCTGCTGATTCAGCAATATTAAAACGGGTTGGTCCTCTTGGAATATCACCCGGTAGAACTTTCGATTTGAAAAAATTTTCAGATAATGTTCAGGATTCAATCATTTCGATTCCTTTGTGGTTTAAAAAATACATGGCTGATTTAGCAAATAAGAAACAAAAAATTAACGGATGGACGGTCTATCGCGGCTTGGGCGAATACGGAATACGGTATGATTTCAGGGCAATGATTTCCAACAGGGGGCTCGGCGCCAACCTTGATGCCGATGCACTTTATCCTTCATCAACAACAGATGCTGATGGCGATAAGTACGACGGAGCAAAGTATCGCTATGTTTTGCATTTTGACGCCGGGAAGCTGCCGCCTGCGAATGCGTTCTGGAGTTTGACGATGTATGGCATGGATAATTTCCTGGTGGCTAATCCCATCAACCGCTTTGCGATTGGGGACAGGAATGATCTTAAAAAAAATTCCGACGGTTCGCTGGATATTTTTATTCAAAAGGATTCACCCGGGGAGGAGAGAGCATCTAACTGGTTGCCTGCTCCCGCTGCGCCATTTAACCTCACGTTGCGAATCTACTGGCCAGAGGAAGCTGTCTTAAACGGAAGTTGGATCCCGCCCGCTGTTGTGAAAGTTCAATAG
- a CDS encoding response regulator transcription factor — translation MYTLYDSDENIFRSICAGASGYLLKYLSRSNLIPAVKELHSGGSPLTPSVARNVLQLFQQKIAPAPPDAFDLTEREKEVLSHLTKGSAYKMIADKMNICYDTVHSHIKNIYKKLHVNSVSEAVSKALRERL, via the coding sequence ATGTACACCCTATATGATAGTGACGAGAACATATTTCGCTCTATATGCGCTGGGGCTTCGGGTTACCTTTTAAAATACCTGTCACGCAGTAATCTAATTCCTGCAGTGAAAGAGTTACATAGCGGCGGCTCACCCCTAACACCATCCGTGGCCCGCAATGTGCTTCAGCTATTTCAACAAAAAATTGCTCCTGCACCACCTGATGCTTTTGACTTGACAGAACGGGAAAAGGAAGTACTGAGTCATCTTACTAAAGGCAGCGCTTATAAGATGATCGCTGATAAAATGAACATCTGCTACGATACCGTTCATTCCCATATTAAAAACATCTATAAAAAACTTCACGTTAATTCTGTAAGCGAAGCCGTTTCTAAGGCCTTGAGAGAACGGTTGTGA
- a CDS encoding SBBP repeat-containing protein, producing MKTILLLFIALANICVVSASSVAPFSHTFKSGGFVQNKGQIKNQYGLVNDDVKYLYSNGFFNLQLRKNGFSYEIFEAKKSAIFLSAAEDDEDLGQQQKVDLSSSRIDVILLGANASPEMVAEEGSGTYFNYFITPSYKKGIEHVLAFNKITYKNIYPGIDLVFTDDLINNTVEYSYVIRPNANPALIRMQYLGTSGIAIDKFQHLNIQAEKGFVSEINLSSFTNETKKEVPCRLTLENNEVSFSVGSVVNETLVIDPNIIWGTYFGGEIDEKTNPEITVDQKGKPILVGTTSSTTLIASSGAFQTRFSGVCDFCISKFKTDGNLDWATYFGGSGQDIAYGITSDDGNNIYVAGNTTSDGLATPGAHLTTRAGQGDAILAKFSSTGGLLWSTYYGGFSPDQARSVCIDNSGHVFIAGYCNSTTGISTPGVYQETYGGYGDAFVAMFSSNGTLRWGSYLGGTKQDRIHAVSVDKMGAVYIEGTCESTSGIATPGAYQTVFGGATDALVAKFDTSNGNIFWSTYYGGEAEDHGRGVVCDSKGNVYIAGFTGSLNNIATPGAYQELLNLYGQSGGFDGLVVKFTSDGERIWGTYYGGEGNDPFYGMAIDNNSNIYIAGSTKSISGIATANAIQGSIGGDNNSDGALAKFDNDGHLLMGTYWGETAQEIFYDVDVDDKGFAFAACRTEGTVEVTPGVYQTQNNGGADYAVYKIYAGDNCYDINEPNETLSSSKLLKATTDTSSWGYSASISSSTDQDWFKIKTKADGTNLKILLMYPPKTYTLKLCGDDGATLDSSRFQGPDTQTIIFNNNNTGSFYIQVVHTNTQFDSLNCYRLLIIKSSTPFSVPQKDLSPRWNSKANESDFRIDPNPACTQVNVHFISDKKGMVTGILYDMLCHPVFMQQFEVDEGIVEHQFTLPLLTSGSYIFEWKQNDIIHRKQLVINQ from the coding sequence ATGAAAACAATTCTCCTTTTATTCATTGCTCTTGCAAATATTTGCGTGGTCAGCGCCTCATCTGTCGCACCTTTTTCACACACATTTAAATCCGGTGGTTTTGTTCAAAATAAAGGTCAGATTAAAAATCAATATGGCCTGGTAAATGATGATGTAAAATATTTATATTCCAATGGCTTCTTTAATCTTCAGCTTCGCAAGAATGGTTTTAGCTATGAAATCTTTGAAGCTAAAAAAAGTGCCATCTTCTTGTCCGCCGCAGAAGATGATGAAGATTTAGGGCAGCAGCAAAAGGTTGACCTTTCATCCAGCCGAATAGATGTCATATTACTGGGCGCCAATGCTTCCCCGGAAATGGTTGCTGAAGAAGGGTCGGGTACCTATTTTAATTATTTTATCACTCCTTCTTATAAAAAAGGGATCGAACATGTTTTAGCCTTTAACAAGATCACATACAAAAATATATATCCCGGTATTGATCTGGTCTTCACTGACGATTTGATAAATAATACCGTGGAATATTCTTATGTTATTCGTCCAAATGCCAATCCTGCGCTGATCCGGATGCAATACCTGGGAACATCAGGCATAGCTATAGACAAATTTCAACATTTAAATATTCAGGCCGAAAAAGGTTTTGTGAGTGAAATCAACCTCAGCTCTTTCACTAATGAAACCAAGAAAGAAGTCCCTTGTAGGTTAACGTTGGAAAACAATGAGGTAAGTTTCTCAGTTGGTTCTGTTGTAAATGAAACACTCGTCATTGACCCCAATATTATTTGGGGAACCTATTTTGGAGGAGAGATAGATGAAAAGACAAATCCCGAAATTACCGTGGATCAGAAAGGCAAGCCCATCTTGGTAGGAACAACCAGCAGTACCACTCTTATTGCAAGCAGTGGTGCCTTTCAAACCAGATTCTCCGGAGTGTGTGATTTTTGCATATCAAAATTTAAGACAGATGGAAATTTAGATTGGGCTACCTATTTTGGAGGAAGTGGTCAGGACATTGCTTATGGCATTACCAGCGATGATGGGAATAATATTTATGTGGCAGGCAATACTACCAGTGATGGATTAGCAACTCCAGGTGCCCATTTAACAACAAGGGCAGGCCAGGGAGATGCCATTCTTGCAAAGTTCAGCAGTACAGGGGGTTTACTATGGAGCACTTATTATGGTGGGTTTTCTCCTGACCAAGCGCGAAGCGTTTGCATTGATAATTCAGGACATGTTTTTATAGCTGGCTATTGTAACAGTACAACAGGGATTTCTACACCGGGTGTTTATCAGGAAACATATGGAGGTTATGGAGACGCTTTTGTTGCTATGTTTTCATCAAATGGCACACTGAGGTGGGGAAGTTATTTAGGCGGCACTAAGCAAGATCGTATCCATGCAGTGAGTGTGGATAAAATGGGTGCAGTGTACATTGAGGGAACCTGTGAAAGCACGTCCGGCATCGCGACTCCCGGAGCTTATCAAACTGTTTTTGGAGGAGCTACGGATGCCCTGGTCGCTAAATTTGATACTTCAAATGGTAATATTTTCTGGTCCACTTACTATGGTGGCGAAGCTGAAGACCATGGCCGCGGAGTGGTTTGTGACTCAAAGGGAAATGTATATATAGCAGGTTTCACAGGCAGTCTAAATAATATTGCTACACCCGGTGCATACCAGGAGCTTTTGAATCTCTACGGACAGAGTGGAGGGTTCGATGGATTAGTTGTGAAATTTACGAGTGACGGCGAGCGCATATGGGGAACTTATTATGGTGGTGAAGGAAACGACCCCTTTTATGGAATGGCTATTGACAACAATTCAAACATTTATATTGCAGGTTCTACAAAAAGTATTTCAGGAATAGCAACCGCCAATGCCATTCAGGGATCGATTGGCGGTGACAATAATTCTGATGGCGCACTTGCCAAGTTTGACAATGACGGACATTTACTAATGGGAACGTACTGGGGTGAAACTGCCCAGGAAATATTCTATGATGTTGATGTAGATGATAAAGGATTTGCATTCGCTGCATGTCGTACTGAGGGCACCGTTGAAGTTACTCCCGGGGTTTATCAGACTCAGAATAACGGTGGAGCTGACTATGCAGTATATAAAATATATGCCGGTGACAATTGTTACGATATTAATGAACCGAATGAAACCCTCTCCTCCTCGAAACTATTGAAAGCAACTACTGATACATCAAGCTGGGGTTATAGCGCGAGCATATCTTCTTCGACTGATCAGGATTGGTTTAAAATAAAGACAAAAGCAGATGGAACAAATCTTAAGATATTGCTCATGTATCCCCCGAAAACTTACACCCTAAAGCTTTGCGGTGACGACGGAGCAACTTTGGATTCTTCACGATTTCAGGGACCCGATACGCAAACCATTATATTTAATAATAATAATACAGGTTCATTCTACATTCAGGTTGTTCATACCAATACTCAATTCGATTCATTGAATTGTTACCGGTTACTAATAATTAAAAGCAGTACTCCATTTTCTGTTCCACAAAAAGATTTGTCCCCACGATGGAATTCAAAGGCAAACGAAAGTGATTTCAGGATCGATCCGAATCCTGCCTGTACTCAGGTAAATGTGCATTTTATTTCTGATAAAAAAGGCATGGTTACGGGCATCTTATATGATATGTTGTGTCATCCTGTTTTTATGCAGCAATTTGAGGTGGATGAAGGAATAGTAGAACACCAGTTCACGCTTCCCTTGCTGACATCCGGCAGCTACATTTTCGAATGGAAACAAAACGATATAATTCATAGAAAACAATTGGTGATCAATCAGTAA
- a CDS encoding galactose oxidase: protein MLITTTINPQVKGRIAEKTITLLLTILLIAGLICSYAQNTWTQKASFGGTARDAAVGFSIDNNGYIGTGWDATSPFKNDFWEYNSATNAWTQKANFGGTGRNGAIGFSVDNKGYIGTGYDVNYEKKNDFWEYDPATNTWIQKANFGGTARDLAVGFSIGSKGYLATGRDINGYTNDLWEYDPVTNVWIRKADLGDTGRYGAVGFSIDSKGYIGTGFDINYQKNDFWEYDLQRICGYQRLTSMEQQEI, encoded by the coding sequence ATGTTAATCACAACTACAATTAATCCGCAAGTGAAAGGCCGCATAGCAGAGAAAACAATCACCTTGCTTCTCACAATTTTATTAATAGCAGGCTTAATCTGCAGCTATGCACAAAACACCTGGACACAGAAAGCTAGCTTTGGAGGCACAGCAAGAGACGCTGCTGTCGGATTTTCTATTGATAACAATGGATACATTGGTACCGGCTGGGATGCCACTTCACCTTTCAAAAATGATTTCTGGGAATATAATTCAGCCACTAACGCCTGGACTCAAAAAGCTAACTTCGGGGGAACGGGAAGAAACGGTGCAATAGGATTTTCCGTTGATAACAAAGGATATATCGGTACTGGTTATGATGTTAACTACGAGAAAAAAAATGATTTCTGGGAATACGATCCTGCAACGAATACTTGGATACAAAAAGCTAACTTCGGTGGAACAGCAAGAGATTTAGCTGTGGGATTTTCTATCGGCAGCAAAGGGTACCTTGCTACCGGTCGGGATATCAACGGTTATACAAATGATCTCTGGGAATATGATCCTGTCACCAATGTCTGGATTCGGAAGGCTGACTTGGGTGATACGGGAAGATACGGTGCAGTAGGATTTTCCATTGACAGTAAAGGCTATATCGGTACCGGGTTTGATATTAACTACCAGAAAAATGATTTCTGGGAATACGATCTGCAACGAATATGTGGATACCAAAGGCTAACTTCAATGGAACAGCAAGAGATTTAG
- a CDS encoding fibronectin type III domain-containing protein, with amino-acid sequence MWIPKANFNGTARDLAVGFSIGSKGYLGTGYSSNDYNRCFSDFWEYDPAPNTWIKKANCGGWERGQAVGFSIDGKGYIGTGFNNGFTYLNDLWEYTPDNPDDLCSAPYDGYTNNITSTSATVSWFDSINAAIGYRIYYKEKNTYGWSKAHAKGTSLSKTIKGLQPGTTYVWMVGAKCDSAFHSDFSQRYEFTTLSEKEADAANLSGFDLFISPNPGDGNLTLEITLQQEESLTIKLFDVTGIEMYAENVGNVAGTLIKQLHLNNLFHGSYFIQIIHNGQAEIRKLMIQK; translated from the coding sequence ATGTGGATACCAAAGGCTAACTTCAATGGAACAGCAAGAGATTTAGCTGTGGGGTTTTCTATTGGCAGCAAAGGGTATTTAGGAACTGGATACAGTAGTAATGACTATAACAGGTGTTTCAGTGATTTCTGGGAATATGACCCGGCACCAAATACCTGGATTAAAAAAGCTAACTGCGGGGGATGGGAAAGAGGTCAGGCAGTCGGATTTTCTATCGACGGAAAAGGATATATAGGCACCGGTTTTAATAATGGTTTCACTTACCTAAATGATCTCTGGGAATATACTCCTGACAATCCTGACGACTTATGTTCAGCACCCTATGATGGTTATACAAATAATATCACTTCCACCAGCGCAACTGTTTCATGGTTTGATTCTATTAACGCGGCTATTGGTTATCGGATTTACTATAAAGAGAAAAATACTTACGGTTGGAGCAAGGCACACGCGAAAGGAACTTCGCTCAGTAAGACAATAAAAGGATTACAACCAGGTACCACCTACGTTTGGATGGTTGGTGCAAAATGTGACTCAGCATTCCACTCAGATTTTTCTCAGCGGTATGAATTCACAACACTATCAGAGAAAGAAGCCGATGCTGCAAATCTTTCCGGTTTCGATTTATTCATATCTCCGAATCCAGGTGATGGAAATTTAACATTAGAAATCACACTTCAGCAAGAAGAATCACTCACCATTAAGTTGTTTGATGTGACGGGAATAGAAATGTATGCAGAGAACGTCGGCAACGTAGCGGGTACTTTAATTAAACAACTTCATCTAAACAATCTCTTTCATGGTTCCTACTTCATTCAAATTATTCATAATGGACAAGCAGAAATCAGGAAGCTGATGATCCAGAAGTAA
- a CDS encoding T9SS type A sorting domain-containing protein, protein MIEFTYTFSFAQAPEIQWQNTIGGKNYDELYSVIEMADGGYLLGGYSYSGISGDKTEASEGSYDYWVVKLDGSGNIEWQNTIGGSSDDDLQSVIQTADGGYLLGGYSHSGISGEKTEASQGSYDYWLVKLDGSGNIEWQNTIGGSYNDILYSVIQTADGGYLLGGYSISGKSGDKTEKSQGGFDYWVVKLDGSGNIEWQNTIGGSDYDFLYSIIQTTDGGYLLGGDSYSGISGDKSEANQGNYDYYYGYTADYWVVKLDGSGNIEWQNTIGGDGGDYLYSVIQTAGGGYLLGGYSESGISGDKTEASQGDEDYWVVKLEPEAIGTGITSTTNFIDFSVFPNPDIGRITIQAKLPHKENLTIKVLDLAGKGLYSKNFGNVTGIFSKQLDLSNFSVGTYLVLLVHNGKKEVKKLVIQK, encoded by the coding sequence ATGATTGAATTTACTTATACATTCTCATTCGCGCAGGCTCCGGAGATACAGTGGCAAAACACCATTGGTGGTAAAAACTATGATGAGCTGTACTCTGTTATTGAAATGGCTGACGGCGGTTACCTGCTCGGAGGCTATTCATATTCTGGCATTTCAGGCGATAAAACAGAAGCGAGCGAGGGTAGTTATGACTACTGGGTGGTGAAGTTGGATGGCTCAGGCAATATCGAATGGCAAAATACTATTGGTGGTAGTAGTGATGATGATCTGCAATCTGTTATTCAAACGGCTGATGGCGGTTACCTGCTTGGAGGCTATTCACATTCCGGCATTTCAGGAGAGAAAACCGAAGCAAGTCAGGGAAGTTATGATTATTGGCTGGTGAAGCTCGATGGCTCAGGCAACATTGAATGGCAAAATACCATTGGCGGTAGCTACAATGATATTCTGTACTCTGTTATTCAAACGGCTGATGGCGGTTACCTGCTCGGAGGCTATTCAATTTCGGGCAAATCAGGAGATAAAACTGAAAAGAGCCAGGGTGGTTTTGACTATTGGGTGGTGAAGCTGGATGGCTCAGGCAATATCGAATGGCAAAATACCATTGGTGGTAGTGACTATGATTTTCTGTACTCTATTATTCAAACGACTGACGGCGGTTACCTGCTCGGAGGCGATTCATATTCCGGTATTTCAGGAGATAAAAGCGAAGCGAACCAAGGCAATTATGATTATTATTATGGTTATACCGCTGATTATTGGGTAGTGAAGCTCGATGGCTCAGGCAATATCGAATGGCAAAATACCATTGGCGGAGATGGCGGTGATTATCTGTACTCTGTTATTCAAACCGCTGGCGGGGGTTACCTGCTCGGAGGCTATTCAGAGTCCGGCATTTCAGGAGATAAAACCGAAGCGAGCCAGGGTGATGAGGACTATTGGGTGGTGAAGCTCGAACCAGAAGCAATTGGAACAGGCATTACCTCAACCACTAATTTCATAGATTTTTCAGTCTTTCCAAATCCTGATATTGGACGGATAACTATACAAGCAAAACTTCCACACAAGGAAAATCTCACTATCAAAGTGCTTGATCTTGCAGGAAAAGGATTGTACTCAAAAAACTTCGGCAATGTAACCGGCATCTTTTCCAAACAACTTGATCTCAGTAATTTTTCTGTGGGAACTTATCTCGTGCTATTGGTTCACAATGGGAAGAAAGAAGTGAAGAAGCTGGTGATTCAAAAATAA
- a CDS encoding T9SS type A sorting domain-containing protein, with product MLPGTTYVWMVGAKCDSAFHSDFFQRYKFTTLSEKESYAANLSGFNLSISPNPSDGKVTIAATFQQEESITIKLFDVMGREVYAENIGNVAGTLIKQLDLNNLLPSSYFIQVIHNGQVEIRKLILLH from the coding sequence TTGCTGCCTGGTACCACTTACGTTTGGATGGTTGGAGCAAAATGCGACTCAGCGTTCCACTCTGATTTCTTTCAGCGCTATAAATTCACAACACTATCCGAGAAAGAAAGCTATGCTGCAAATCTTTCCGGTTTCAATTTATCCATCTCTCCTAATCCAAGCGATGGAAAGGTAACTATAGCAGCCACCTTTCAGCAGGAAGAATCAATTACCATTAAGTTGTTTGATGTGATGGGCAGAGAAGTGTATGCAGAGAACATCGGCAACGTAGCGGGAACTTTAATTAAACAACTTGATCTAAACAATCTCTTGCCAAGTTCATACTTCATCCAGGTTATTCACAATGGGCAAGTAGAAATAAGGAAGCTGATCCTCCTTCATTAG